The following are from one region of the Hymenobacter radiodurans genome:
- a CDS encoding GAF domain-containing protein, with protein sequence MLKELSPHVATAFPFTTTLSLEPLIAYWHARETDPNPGVALLARSIGEQVAAAEWARGPIIDHATIECNCDLVETLMLAVIPAASFHTAISGVIPPFQRYSFYHTPRFAEVLLNPQQNIKQPLNVDARTMEVYMARMAYALILDKIYGVQLPITGSITFTVPDYNIGLYRHYSVDFDSTFLDVRLLGERPALTSAQLDTLTHNLHRTDLWQELLPPSSFELVGFNILNLADVTEQEILSELKYDLLERDVLQASDRLEQIQEKLRVLFGRPFLQLGIAAYDEKKKAFVDFGRKINHSFLTKQLAHQEAGSGFRQIYSQLWQDRQPLVLEDVEQADIPEDLRQQILGIGIRSAILALLPYGDDTVGLLELGSPNVNDLDEFCLEKVNQFVPLFAVAVKRNAEEIQTRVQAIIKEKFTAIHPTMEWRFTDAALNLLAKVEEGNKNAEIEPIVFHDVYPLHGSSDIRSSSTARNDAIQGDLIEHLTLANKVLKKASEFQALPILDELKFYVSKHLRRLRQGILTGDEVSIFESLKTEVEPLFDYLSQNTPDLRPVIANYWSNMDPDLGILYKRRKEFEQSVTLLNDTVSDYLDEEEEKAQEMFPHYFQRLKTDGVEHNIYVGASLVENKPFDLVFLKNLRLWQLLVMIEITRRTTALRDQLPVPLETTQLILIHGQPLNIRFRLDERQFDVDGAYNIRYEIIKKRIDKATVLGTGERLTQPGYIALVYAQQREADEYLEYLDYLQDRGLLEPEVEELELEELQGVKGLLALRVKVKLG encoded by the coding sequence ATGCTGAAAGAACTATCACCCCACGTCGCCACGGCCTTTCCTTTCACCACTACCCTGAGTCTGGAGCCGCTGATTGCGTACTGGCACGCCCGTGAAACCGATCCAAATCCGGGGGTGGCGCTCTTGGCTCGCTCCATCGGCGAGCAGGTGGCCGCCGCCGAGTGGGCGCGTGGCCCTATCATCGACCACGCTACCATTGAGTGCAACTGCGACTTAGTGGAAACGCTGATGCTGGCCGTTATTCCGGCGGCGTCTTTTCATACAGCCATCAGCGGCGTTATTCCGCCTTTCCAACGCTACAGCTTCTATCATACGCCGCGCTTTGCGGAAGTGCTCCTCAATCCACAGCAGAACATTAAGCAGCCCCTGAATGTGGATGCGCGCACCATGGAAGTTTACATGGCGCGAATGGCTTATGCCCTGATTCTGGATAAGATATACGGCGTACAGTTGCCTATCACGGGCTCCATTACGTTTACTGTTCCCGATTATAACATCGGCCTGTATCGGCACTACAGTGTCGATTTTGACTCTACCTTTCTGGATGTTCGCCTGCTTGGTGAGCGGCCCGCGCTAACGTCGGCGCAGCTGGATACGCTGACGCACAACCTGCACCGCACCGACTTATGGCAGGAGCTTTTGCCCCCCAGCAGCTTTGAGCTAGTTGGCTTTAACATCCTGAACCTGGCGGATGTAACGGAGCAGGAAATTCTCTCGGAGCTGAAGTACGACCTGCTGGAGCGCGATGTACTGCAAGCCTCCGACCGGCTGGAGCAGATTCAGGAAAAGCTGCGGGTGCTATTTGGCCGCCCTTTTTTACAATTGGGCATTGCGGCCTACGATGAGAAGAAAAAGGCCTTCGTTGACTTTGGCCGCAAAATCAACCACAGCTTTCTGACCAAGCAACTGGCTCACCAAGAGGCAGGTAGCGGCTTCCGCCAAATCTATTCCCAGCTTTGGCAAGACCGCCAGCCGCTGGTACTGGAAGATGTGGAGCAGGCTGATATTCCCGAAGATTTGCGTCAGCAAATTCTGGGCATTGGCATTCGCAGCGCCATTCTAGCCCTACTGCCGTACGGCGACGACACGGTGGGCTTGCTTGAACTGGGCTCGCCGAACGTGAACGATCTGGACGAGTTTTGCCTAGAGAAAGTAAATCAGTTTGTGCCTCTATTCGCGGTGGCTGTAAAGCGCAATGCAGAAGAGATTCAGACGCGCGTGCAGGCAATTATTAAGGAAAAATTCACGGCCATCCATCCCACCATGGAATGGCGCTTCACCGATGCAGCCCTGAACCTGCTGGCCAAGGTGGAAGAAGGCAATAAGAACGCTGAGATAGAGCCCATTGTGTTTCATGACGTGTATCCGCTACACGGCTCCAGCGACATTCGCAGCAGCAGTACCGCTCGCAACGACGCCATTCAGGGTGACTTGATCGAGCATCTTACTTTGGCTAATAAAGTGCTGAAAAAAGCCTCCGAGTTTCAGGCGCTGCCTATTCTGGATGAGCTCAAGTTTTACGTGTCGAAGCACCTGCGCCGCCTGCGGCAAGGTATTTTGACTGGTGATGAAGTAAGCATTTTCGAGTCGCTGAAGACGGAAGTAGAGCCCCTGTTCGATTATTTGTCTCAGAATACTCCCGATTTGCGACCTGTCATTGCGAATTATTGGTCTAATATGGACCCTGATCTGGGTATTCTGTATAAGCGCCGCAAGGAGTTTGAGCAAAGCGTAACGCTGCTCAATGATACCGTAAGCGACTACCTTGATGAGGAAGAGGAAAAGGCGCAGGAAATGTTTCCCCACTACTTTCAGCGCCTCAAAACCGACGGTGTAGAGCACAACATTTACGTAGGTGCTTCGCTGGTAGAGAACAAGCCTTTTGACTTGGTTTTCCTAAAAAACCTGCGCCTGTGGCAGTTGCTGGTAATGATAGAAATTACTCGCCGGACGACTGCGCTTCGGGATCAGCTACCGGTGCCACTAGAAACCACCCAGCTGATTCTTATTCATGGTCAGCCGCTTAACATCCGTTTCCGCCTTGATGAGCGGCAGTTTGATGTGGATGGCGCCTACAACATCCGCTATGAGATTATCAAGAAGCGGATTGACAAAGCCACTGTATTGGGCACTGGCGAGCGACTAACGCAGCCAGGCTATATTGCCCTCGTTTACGCGCAGCAGCGCGAAGCTGATGAGTATCTGGAGTACCTCGATTATTTGCAAGACCGCGGCCTTTTGGAGCCGGAAGTAGAAGAGTTAGAATTGGAAGAATTGCAGGGCGTAAAGGGTCTGCTGGCGCTTCGGGTGAAAGTGAAGCTCGGCTAA
- a CDS encoding phosphatase PAP2 family protein gives MKTLTTKLLKLLGLLTVEIVLVSVLFLAAFVVFFYLTRIVFEQQSGALDEAAFQWMDAHRAQWPALTPWIRGITFFASAPFLVATAILLPAGLALRNHRREGLEVFWAIAGAALLNQLLKTHFHRLRPDTALLQQYGLSFPSGHAMIGLALYGCLAWLLWRHRRHPAWAALLFLWAFLIGMSRVYLHVHYFTDVLAGFAAGLAWLILLRAGLHLWWREKAILEEEVTD, from the coding sequence ATGAAAACCCTCACCACCAAACTCCTGAAGCTTTTAGGGCTGCTAACAGTAGAGATTGTGCTGGTGAGTGTGCTGTTTCTGGCAGCGTTTGTGGTGTTTTTTTACCTGACACGTATCGTCTTTGAGCAGCAGTCGGGGGCACTCGATGAAGCTGCCTTCCAATGGATGGATGCCCACCGAGCCCAGTGGCCCGCACTCACGCCGTGGATCCGCGGAATTACGTTTTTTGCTTCAGCGCCGTTTCTGGTGGCTACTGCCATTCTGTTGCCAGCAGGCCTAGCCCTACGCAACCACCGTCGCGAAGGGTTGGAAGTGTTTTGGGCTATTGCGGGTGCGGCACTACTTAATCAATTACTAAAAACCCATTTCCACCGTCTGCGCCCCGATACTGCCTTGTTGCAGCAGTATGGTCTGAGCTTTCCCAGCGGCCACGCCATGATTGGGTTAGCACTGTATGGCTGTTTGGCCTGGCTGCTGTGGCGTCATCGCCGCCACCCGGCCTGGGCGGCGCTACTATTTCTGTGGGCCTTTCTGATTGGCATGAGCCGGGTGTATCTGCACGTGCACTACTTTACGGATGTGCTGGCAGGTTTCGCCGCAGGTTTGGCGTGGCTCATTCTACTGCGGGCAGGCTTGCACCTATGGTGGCGCGAGAAAGCCATATTGGAGGAAGAAGTGACTGATTGA